Proteins encoded by one window of Vampirovibrionales bacterium:
- a CDS encoding 4Fe-4S dicluster domain-containing protein, translated as MTSPPPLSPWQQAALRALEEKRFFKLILGGSFTDTQKADCLSAIYAAAGADCIDIAPDAAVLNAVENGLSALPASQARPMVMISLPLDPDPHFRKIELNEPQCILCGLCAPVCPTDAIEMTAHALLIAQPLCYGCGRCPAVCPTDALKLNPIHPDPQAVSDLLAHPLVQAVEIHTQHADPYMWPEFEALYGRALFGKALSLCFRPQRLEERQALEFLGLVQAFAQRLQPDFPLILQIDGEPMSGSDDPQAALPSLQAARAFWQVHGARFPFITVSGGVNAATADYLRQSPYAFISGAGMGTVARRAVWDALASDDPSAAVARARRLMAGFRRSSASAIIEESL; from the coding sequence ATGACGTCGCCACCGCCACTTTCCCCCTGGCAACAAGCCGCTTTACGCGCCCTTGAAGAAAAACGCTTCTTCAAGCTGATTCTCGGCGGCAGTTTTACTGATACGCAAAAGGCTGACTGCCTTAGCGCCATCTATGCCGCCGCCGGGGCTGATTGCATCGACATTGCGCCGGACGCTGCCGTATTAAACGCCGTAGAAAATGGGCTTTCAGCGCTGCCCGCCTCGCAGGCGCGTCCGATGGTGATGATCTCCCTGCCACTGGACCCCGACCCGCATTTTAGAAAAATCGAGCTCAACGAGCCGCAATGCATTCTGTGCGGGCTTTGCGCGCCGGTTTGTCCGACGGACGCCATTGAAATGACAGCGCACGCGCTGCTAATCGCTCAACCGCTCTGCTATGGTTGCGGACGCTGCCCCGCGGTCTGCCCAACAGACGCCCTCAAGCTCAACCCGATTCACCCCGATCCACAGGCCGTCAGCGACTTACTGGCGCATCCGCTGGTGCAGGCAGTGGAGATTCATACCCAGCATGCGGATCCCTATATGTGGCCCGAATTTGAAGCGCTTTACGGACGCGCGCTTTTTGGAAAAGCGCTATCGCTGTGCTTTCGGCCTCAACGTCTGGAGGAAAGGCAGGCGCTGGAATTTCTAGGCCTTGTACAAGCCTTTGCGCAACGCCTGCAACCGGACTTTCCGTTGATTCTGCAGATTGACGGCGAGCCGATGTCAGGCTCCGATGACCCGCAGGCCGCACTGCCGTCGCTGCAAGCCGCACGCGCATTCTGGCAAGTCCACGGCGCACGGTTTCCGTTCATCACGGTTTCCGGGGGCGTGAACGCGGCGACAGCGGACTATCTACGCCAATCTCCGTACGCCTTCATTTCGGGCGCGGGTATGGGCACCGTCGCCCGACGGGCCGTGTGGGATGCGCTCGCCAGCGATGACCCAAGCGCCGCCGTGGCGCGAGCCCGTCGGCTGATGGCAGGATTTCGGCGTTCGTCCGCATCGGCTATAATAGAAGAGTCTCTTTAA
- a CDS encoding helix-turn-helix domain-containing protein — MDKLLTLDELAKAFRVSTRTIYRMMEDGELPFAIKIKGSWRFREADVRAWLENQKVGAC; from the coding sequence TTGGATAAACTGCTGACCTTGGATGAACTGGCCAAAGCTTTTCGGGTCTCCACCCGGACCATCTACCGTATGATGGAAGATGGAGAGCTGCCTTTTGCCATTAAGATCAAGGGCTCCTGGCGGTTTCGGGAAGCTGATGTCCGGGCTTGGCTGGAAAATCAGAAGGTAGGGGCTTGCTGA
- a CDS encoding tyrosine-type recombinase/integrase, which produces MMQVHVSTLKEASKLFNISRTELYNRINSGKLLVETFYRDSKRAYKIYQTTPELALVPDQPRPKTPQKGAPGIEGGDVAVPKQQAFPRRGMHAQYIPEWLKWYEDGVDVNAWAASHRKDQLHYINKYFDRFDVILATHLRVWLAEVDKNRVTLRRHMHGAVSSFARFLCESKELLNDSEREEIRRLYPKVPRGFKHQQKILQREDIPIILKACDKASGDDAYKQLLFRTLIILLSTTALRLSEVCSLQFSSLRFHEDVTKAALTVIGKGSKERMVPFPKMAQQAILDYLKVRPKPEQQNELAPNALFWVHSQRYGYTTLKNTPWSLTFVRSARRVGLLFCPLVPALPDYPVDERRAYQPSPCPTLGGPHGFEDHSGLYPYSGCGCLGFGLSGWV; this is translated from the coding sequence ATGATGCAAGTTCACGTTTCAACGCTCAAAGAAGCCTCAAAACTCTTTAATATCAGCCGGACGGAACTCTACAACCGGATCAACTCTGGGAAGCTTTTGGTAGAGACGTTTTACCGGGACAGTAAACGGGCATATAAGATATACCAAACCACTCCAGAGCTTGCGTTGGTTCCAGACCAGCCAAGGCCAAAAACTCCCCAAAAGGGCGCTCCTGGTATAGAAGGGGGTGATGTTGCCGTGCCCAAACAACAAGCGTTTCCTCGGCGGGGGATGCATGCCCAATACATCCCGGAATGGCTCAAATGGTATGAAGATGGGGTAGATGTAAATGCTTGGGCAGCGTCTCATCGAAAAGACCAGCTCCATTACATCAACAAGTACTTTGATCGGTTTGATGTCATTTTAGCCACGCATCTTCGGGTCTGGCTGGCGGAGGTGGATAAGAACCGGGTCACGCTTCGGCGTCACATGCATGGGGCTGTATCGTCCTTTGCCCGGTTTCTGTGTGAATCCAAAGAGTTGCTTAACGACTCAGAACGTGAGGAAATCCGACGGCTCTACCCCAAGGTTCCCAGAGGCTTCAAGCACCAGCAAAAGATTCTCCAACGGGAAGATATCCCCATCATCCTCAAGGCGTGCGATAAGGCATCAGGGGACGACGCCTACAAGCAGTTGCTTTTCCGAACCCTCATCATTCTGCTGTCCACCACCGCTCTTCGGCTGTCGGAAGTTTGCAGCCTCCAGTTTTCCAGTCTTCGCTTCCATGAGGATGTGACCAAGGCCGCCTTAACGGTGATCGGTAAGGGCAGTAAGGAACGAATGGTTCCTTTTCCCAAGATGGCCCAACAGGCCATTCTGGACTATCTCAAGGTTCGTCCAAAGCCAGAACAGCAAAACGAGCTGGCCCCGAATGCGCTGTTTTGGGTTCATAGCCAACGGTATGGCTACACCACCCTCAAAAATACGCCCTGGTCACTTACATTCGTGAGATCAGCGAGGCGAGTGGGATTGCTTTTCTGCCCACTCGTTCCGGCATTACCGGATTACCCAGTGGATGAACGACGCGCATATCAACCCAGTCCATGCCCAACTTTGGGCGGGCCACACGGATTTGAAGACCACTCAGGGCTATACCCATATTCGGGATGTGGATGCCTTGGCTTCGGCTTATCGGGCTGGGTGTGA